One Chryseobacterium wanjuense genomic region harbors:
- a CDS encoding xylulokinase, giving the protein MLLLGIDIGTSSIKVSIVDAHNKQVLASAQYPESESPIIAVKPGWAEQSPKMWWEHTKMAILKCNATGNYNPLDIQSIGIAYQMHGLVVVDKDQKILRNSIIWCDSRAVEIGNKAFAELGEEYCLQHLLNSPGNFTASKLAWIKENEPDIFEKTDKIMLPGDYISMELTGEVTASAETLSEGVFYDFVENRLSQKILNYFGFSENIIPEIREVFSVHGTLLASIAAELGLKKGIPVSYKAGDQPNNALSLNVLQPGEIAATAGTSGVIYGVSDQLIYDDESRINTFAHVNHSESERRLGALLCINGTGSMYRWMKNILGENTTYQQLNEEASHIPVGSNNLQVLPFGNGAERMLNNKLIGTQFINIDLNLHTRAHLVRATQEGIAFAFRYGFDIMKENGMNAKVIKAGRANLFLSDVFVEAFVNTIGVPLELYKNDGSVGAALGAGIGSGAFANFEEAFENTEPIKTVEPTLNTYEAEYSKWLESLKSHLSKSK; this is encoded by the coding sequence ATGTTATTATTAGGAATTGACATCGGAACATCGTCTATAAAAGTTTCCATTGTAGATGCTCACAATAAGCAGGTTTTAGCATCTGCACAATATCCGGAATCAGAATCTCCCATTATTGCCGTAAAACCCGGTTGGGCAGAACAGTCTCCGAAAATGTGGTGGGAACATACAAAAATGGCCATCCTTAAATGTAATGCCACTGGAAATTATAATCCTTTAGATATTCAGTCTATTGGGATTGCTTATCAAATGCATGGTTTGGTGGTGGTGGACAAAGATCAGAAAATTTTGCGCAACAGTATTATCTGGTGCGACAGCAGAGCTGTGGAAATTGGTAATAAAGCATTTGCTGAACTGGGAGAAGAATATTGCTTACAACATCTTCTGAACTCACCGGGAAATTTTACGGCATCCAAATTGGCATGGATAAAGGAAAATGAACCCGATATTTTTGAAAAAACAGATAAAATAATGCTCCCCGGAGATTATATTTCAATGGAATTGACTGGGGAAGTTACGGCATCTGCAGAAACATTGTCCGAAGGAGTGTTCTATGATTTTGTTGAAAACAGGCTGTCACAAAAAATACTAAACTATTTTGGATTCAGTGAAAATATCATTCCTGAGATAAGAGAAGTATTTTCTGTACACGGCACTTTGCTTGCAAGTATAGCAGCAGAATTAGGATTAAAAAAAGGAATCCCCGTTTCTTACAAAGCTGGAGATCAGCCCAATAATGCACTTTCTCTGAATGTGCTGCAGCCGGGAGAAATTGCTGCAACGGCAGGAACATCCGGAGTTATTTATGGAGTCAGTGATCAGCTTATTTATGATGATGAATCTAGAATCAATACTTTTGCCCATGTAAATCATTCGGAATCCGAGAGAAGATTGGGAGCTTTACTCTGTATTAATGGAACAGGAAGCATGTATCGTTGGATGAAAAATATTTTAGGCGAAAATACAACTTACCAACAACTGAATGAAGAAGCGTCTCATATACCTGTCGGAAGCAATAATCTCCAAGTTCTGCCTTTCGGAAACGGTGCAGAAAGAATGCTGAATAACAAGCTGATCGGTACACAATTTATAAATATTGACCTTAATCTGCACACTCGTGCTCATCTTGTAAGAGCGACACAGGAAGGAATTGCGTTCGCATTTCGATACGGTTTTGATATTATGAAAGAAAACGGAATGAATGCTAAAGTGATAAAAGCCGGAAGAGCCAACCTCTTTTTAAGTGATGTATTTGTAGAAGCCTTTGTCAATACCATAGGAGTACCTTTGGAACTTTATAAAAATGATGGAAGCGTTGGTGCTGCTTTAGGGGCGGGAATTGGTTCCGGTGCTTTTGCAAATTTTGAGGAAGCGTTCGAAAATACGGAACCTATTAAAACGGTAGAGCCTACTCTCAATACCTATGAAGCCGAATATTCCAAATGGCTGGAAAGCTTGAAAAGTCATCTGAGTAAGTCTAAATAA
- a CDS encoding alcohol dehydrogenase catalytic domain-containing protein, which translates to MNSHKTIPEVMKAIVAYAPHDYRLEEVPVPKPGPGEILVKVKSAGICASDIKCYTGAPLFWGDENRTAYCEAPVIPGHEFVGEVVELGEGAKELYHLEIGDHAVSEQIVPCGECRYCKNGHYWMCNVHDIYGFHQRTQGAWAEYMLFPKGAFNFKVPKSIPLHHAAFIEPLACSIHAVERGDIKYQDTVVIAGCGPLGLGMFAAAKMKSPARIIALDMQDERLELALRSGADIGINVTKENAVKKVLELTDGYGCDVYIEATGHPSAVEQGLNMIRKMGTFVEFSVMREKVTVDWTIIGDTKELNIHGSHLGPNCYPVAIRMLEQGLLPMEEIVTHKFPLTDYQKAIDLVADGLTSVKVTLEP; encoded by the coding sequence ATGAATAGTCATAAAACAATTCCTGAGGTAATGAAAGCTATCGTAGCTTATGCTCCGCACGATTACAGACTTGAAGAAGTTCCAGTGCCAAAACCGGGACCGGGAGAAATCTTGGTAAAAGTAAAAAGTGCAGGTATTTGTGCAAGCGATATAAAATGTTATACCGGAGCTCCGCTTTTCTGGGGTGATGAAAACCGAACTGCATATTGTGAAGCTCCCGTAATTCCGGGTCATGAATTTGTCGGTGAAGTAGTAGAATTAGGAGAAGGTGCAAAAGAATTGTATCATCTTGAAATTGGTGACCATGCCGTAAGCGAGCAAATTGTTCCTTGTGGAGAATGCCGATACTGCAAAAACGGACATTACTGGATGTGTAATGTACATGATATCTATGGCTTTCACCAACGTACACAAGGCGCATGGGCAGAATATATGCTTTTCCCGAAAGGGGCATTCAACTTTAAAGTTCCGAAGTCTATTCCATTACACCATGCTGCATTTATAGAGCCTTTGGCTTGTTCTATACACGCTGTGGAACGTGGCGATATCAAATACCAGGATACCGTTGTCATTGCAGGTTGTGGTCCATTGGGATTAGGAATGTTTGCCGCAGCAAAAATGAAAAGTCCGGCAAGAATTATTGCCCTCGATATGCAGGATGAAAGATTAGAACTTGCCTTACGTTCCGGTGCAGATATAGGGATTAATGTAACAAAAGAAAATGCAGTAAAGAAAGTTTTGGAACTTACAGATGGGTATGGATGTGATGTTTATATTGAAGCTACAGGCCATCCTTCTGCAGTTGAGCAGGGATTGAATATGATCCGAAAAATGGGAACTTTTGTTGAGTTTAGTGTAATGCGCGAAAAAGTTACCGTAGACTGGACGATCATTGGTGATACCAAAGAATTAAACATTCATGGTTCTCATTTAGGACCCAATTGCTATCCGGTTGCCATTCGTATGCTGGAGCAGGGTTTACTGCCTATGGAAGAAATTGTCACCCATAAATTTCCTTTAACCGATTATCAAAAAGCAATAGATCTTGTTGCAGACGGACTCACTTCCGTTAAAGTAACCCTTGAACCTTAA
- a CDS encoding sugar ABC transporter substrate-binding protein, with product MKKNNLKIVPSKKRVISLSFFVVALIFCMLTSCNDKSKTDAGGKKKYVIGVSYESLQSEFTINLQKALQAKAKELGVEIIEVDGMGSGEKQVGQVENFITQGVDAIILQPIEKDATVPAVEMANSAKIPIVVVNAMTANIQKANAYVGSEDVVAGRLEMEEMAKRMGGKGNIVIIHGPWGNSAEQQRTQGIKEVLKKYPDIKIVFEQTGNWDRAQGLSVMENVLSSGKVVNAVISQNDEMAIGAYKAIEAAGKQKEILVSGIDAIADALTFVKEGKLACTVFQDAKGQGALSVKIAADLAAGKKYPHDNFIPFELVTKENLAEFLKKHP from the coding sequence ATGAAAAAAAATAATTTAAAAATTGTACCCTCTAAAAAAAGGGTGATCTCTTTATCATTCTTCGTAGTAGCATTAATCTTTTGTATGCTTACATCTTGTAACGACAAATCCAAAACAGATGCAGGTGGAAAAAAGAAATATGTAATCGGAGTAAGCTATGAAAGTCTTCAGAGTGAATTTACCATCAACCTTCAAAAAGCACTTCAGGCGAAAGCAAAAGAACTGGGTGTGGAAATTATTGAAGTTGATGGAATGGGAAGCGGCGAAAAGCAGGTAGGACAAGTTGAAAATTTCATTACACAAGGTGTGGATGCGATCATTCTGCAACCCATAGAAAAAGATGCAACCGTACCTGCCGTGGAAATGGCCAATAGCGCTAAAATCCCAATTGTAGTGGTAAATGCAATGACTGCAAATATACAAAAAGCAAATGCCTATGTTGGAAGTGAAGATGTAGTTGCCGGTCGTCTGGAAATGGAAGAAATGGCAAAAAGAATGGGAGGAAAAGGAAACATCGTCATTATACACGGGCCTTGGGGAAATTCTGCAGAACAGCAACGTACACAAGGGATAAAAGAAGTGTTGAAAAAATATCCTGACATCAAAATCGTATTCGAACAGACAGGAAATTGGGACAGAGCACAAGGTCTTTCTGTAATGGAAAATGTATTATCTAGCGGTAAAGTGGTAAATGCAGTAATTTCACAAAACGACGAGATGGCCATTGGTGCTTACAAAGCCATTGAAGCAGCCGGAAAACAAAAAGAAATCCTTGTTTCAGGGATCGATGCTATTGCTGATGCCTTAACTTTTGTAAAAGAAGGAAAACTTGCATGTACCGTTTTTCAGGATGCAAAAGGGCAGGGTGCACTTTCCGTAAAAATTGCAGCAGATCTAGCAGCCGGTAAAAAATATCCGCATGACAATTTTATTCCATTCGAATTGGTAACAAAAGAAAATTTGGCTGAGTTTTTAAAGAAACATCCATAA
- a CDS encoding ABC transporter permease — protein sequence MNFSQIFNKQSSGYSREPQNLKQFFSTYGIYIALLLIILILSILSPTFLKPGNILNVLRQSSINGIISIGMTLIIINGSIDLSVGAIVAVSAVIASSFAHTDSNYPLVVPLIIGIGMGALLGAINGFIISRTKIAPFIVTLGMMTAARGIALVYTSGKPEINLSDSYKSIGGGLILGIPTPVIIFFLISLFGIFLLKYTRFGRQVYATGGNELAAKISGINTKNVVWKVFIIAGALAGLVGIIVSSRVMAGAPSAGTGYELDAIAAVVIGGTSLKGGYGSILGTLTGVLIIAVMNNGLDILGVSSYWQQIVKGAVIVMAAMLDKKK from the coding sequence ATGAATTTTTCACAAATCTTCAATAAACAAAGTTCGGGGTACAGCAGAGAGCCCCAGAACTTAAAGCAATTTTTTTCCACATACGGAATATACATTGCGCTACTCTTAATAATATTAATACTTTCTATATTATCACCTACTTTTCTAAAGCCGGGAAATATATTAAATGTTTTAAGACAGTCTTCCATCAACGGAATTATTTCCATAGGAATGACCTTAATTATCATCAACGGATCCATAGACCTTTCAGTAGGGGCAATAGTAGCCGTAAGTGCGGTAATAGCTTCCTCTTTCGCACATACCGACAGCAATTATCCGCTTGTAGTTCCATTAATAATTGGTATTGGTATGGGAGCACTTTTGGGCGCAATTAACGGTTTCATAATTTCCCGTACAAAAATCGCCCCTTTCATTGTTACGCTTGGGATGATGACGGCTGCAAGAGGAATTGCATTGGTGTATACATCAGGAAAGCCGGAAATTAACCTTAGTGATTCTTATAAAAGCATCGGTGGCGGCTTGATTCTAGGAATTCCGACGCCTGTTATTATTTTCTTTTTGATTTCGCTGTTTGGGATTTTCTTACTGAAATACACCCGATTTGGCCGCCAGGTTTATGCAACCGGAGGAAATGAATTGGCTGCGAAAATCTCCGGAATCAACACCAAAAATGTAGTCTGGAAAGTTTTCATCATTGCCGGAGCTTTGGCAGGATTGGTAGGTATTATCGTTTCTTCCCGTGTAATGGCCGGTGCGCCTTCTGCGGGTACAGGTTATGAGCTGGATGCTATTGCGGCGGTCGTAATTGGAGGAACAAGCCTTAAAGGAGGTTATGGAAGTATACTAGGAACACTTACAGGTGTGCTTATCATTGCGGTAATGAATAACGGATTAGACATTTTAGGAGTCTCTTCCTATTGGCAGCAGATCGTAAAAGGAGCCGTGATTGTTATGGCAGCCATGCTGGATAAGAAAAAATAA
- a CDS encoding sugar ABC transporter ATP-binding protein: MNLKANTTELLEMKDIVKSFDGVSVLKKIYFSLKKGEVHALMGENGAGKSTLMKILAGLYVPDKGQISLNGKQITYKTPQHALETGIAMIYQELNPIGDMTVAENVFLGKEPTFSFLKIIDRKKLNQMTIDLFQDANISIDPNKYMRDLSIAEKQLVEIMKAVSCNASIIIMDEPTSSLSVREAEKLFAIIKKLKEKDVSIIYISHRMDEIFRVCDSITVMRDGNTIISDSAENFTNESLIKHMVGRPLGELFPEVSKKPEAETVLEVKNLNLKNKFQNISFKLNKGEILGLAGLVGAGRTEILETLFGLSKAYSGDIIINGKKVNISSPSSAVANKMAFITEDRKQQGICADSSVNDNMTISCLKNICYMGEIIDMKTEKKEVNGLISKLNIKTSHRSKPIGLLSGGNQQKVILGRWLLNGPSIILLDEPTRGIDIGAKQEIYKLIRTLAESGKSIIMISSEIPEIIGLCDRSLVLCNGNLITTLDRSEITQEKILEAAMTFENRNPEMNLQES, encoded by the coding sequence ATGAATTTAAAAGCAAATACTACAGAACTGCTGGAAATGAAAGATATCGTTAAATCTTTTGATGGCGTAAGTGTTTTAAAGAAAATCTATTTTTCTCTGAAAAAAGGTGAAGTACATGCTTTAATGGGAGAAAACGGTGCCGGTAAATCAACACTTATGAAAATTCTGGCAGGATTATATGTCCCTGATAAAGGTCAGATTTCCCTGAACGGAAAACAAATCACGTATAAAACACCACAACATGCTTTGGAAACAGGAATTGCGATGATTTATCAGGAACTGAATCCGATAGGGGATATGACGGTTGCTGAAAATGTTTTCCTTGGAAAAGAGCCCACATTCAGTTTTCTTAAAATTATCGATAGAAAGAAACTGAATCAGATGACGATTGATCTTTTTCAGGATGCAAATATTTCCATCGACCCAAACAAATACATGCGCGACCTCAGTATTGCGGAAAAGCAGCTCGTGGAAATTATGAAAGCCGTTTCCTGCAATGCTTCCATTATCATCATGGATGAGCCAACGTCTTCACTTTCTGTTCGCGAAGCCGAAAAGTTATTTGCTATTATTAAAAAGCTGAAAGAAAAAGATGTATCGATCATTTATATCTCCCACAGAATGGATGAGATATTCCGGGTTTGCGACAGCATTACTGTAATGAGAGATGGCAATACCATTATATCAGACAGCGCAGAAAATTTTACAAACGAAAGCCTTATTAAGCATATGGTAGGAAGACCTTTGGGAGAGTTGTTCCCTGAAGTTTCCAAAAAACCGGAGGCAGAAACAGTGCTTGAAGTCAAAAATCTGAACCTTAAAAATAAATTCCAAAACATAAGTTTTAAATTAAATAAAGGAGAAATATTGGGACTGGCAGGTTTGGTAGGAGCGGGCAGAACAGAAATTCTGGAGACTTTATTCGGGCTCAGCAAAGCTTATTCCGGCGATATCATCATCAATGGTAAAAAGGTAAACATCAGCTCCCCAAGTTCAGCAGTGGCCAATAAAATGGCATTTATTACGGAAGACCGGAAACAGCAGGGAATTTGTGCAGACAGCTCTGTAAACGATAATATGACAATAAGCTGTCTGAAAAATATTTGCTATATGGGTGAAATTATTGATATGAAAACAGAAAAGAAAGAGGTAAACGGCCTTATTTCGAAACTGAATATCAAAACTTCTCATCGTTCTAAACCTATCGGACTTTTAAGTGGTGGAAATCAGCAAAAAGTAATATTGGGGAGATGGCTTCTGAATGGCCCTTCCATTATACTTCTGGACGAGCCCACGAGAGGTATTGATATCGGTGCCAAACAGGAAATTTATAAACTCATCAGAACACTGGCAGAATCCGGGAAAAGCATTATTATGATTTCCTCAGAAATCCCCGAAATTATAGGACTCTGCGACCGTAGTTTAGTCCTTTGCAACGGAAATCTCATCACAACCCTGGATCGATCAGAAATTACCCAGGAAAAAATTCTGGAAGCTGCTATGACATTCGAAAATCGAAATCCAGAAATGAATTTACAAGAATCTTAG
- a CDS encoding LacI family DNA-binding transcriptional regulator, whose product MKNKVQLKDIALAAGVSPALASYVMNGRYENRIKKETADKIRKIAEEMGYVPNQIAKSLKIKKTFTIGLMLGDIMNPFSYHIARIIEDEAKKYNYTVIFGSCDENKDQSKKLMDTLINRQVDGFIIAAAAGTQSQLKSLQQMEIPFILIDRYFPEEKFNYITIDNYGASFQAVDHLAKTGREKIAIINYESELVHLQNRTKGYVDALKANKIKPKQEWVCNVKMRDNPENIKNEIAEFLKNRKSIDALFVSTNGLTLQTLKLLNKLEIKVPDDLAIVCFDETDAVELFYSPLTFVKQPMQQMGSLAVQTLLKQVEKNDNQLHEIVLETTFVVNKSSGVA is encoded by the coding sequence TTGAAAAATAAAGTTCAACTAAAAGATATTGCTCTTGCCGCGGGTGTTTCACCGGCTCTAGCATCTTATGTCATGAACGGCCGCTATGAAAACAGGATAAAAAAAGAAACTGCAGACAAAATAAGAAAAATTGCTGAAGAAATGGGATATGTCCCAAACCAGATTGCCAAAAGCCTTAAGATAAAAAAGACATTTACTATTGGGCTGATGCTTGGGGATATTATGAACCCTTTTTCTTATCATATTGCCCGCATTATAGAAGACGAGGCGAAAAAATACAATTATACCGTAATTTTCGGGAGCTGCGATGAAAACAAAGATCAGTCTAAAAAACTTATGGATACTCTTATTAATAGACAAGTTGACGGATTCATCATTGCGGCAGCAGCAGGTACACAGTCTCAGCTTAAAAGTCTTCAGCAAATGGAGATTCCTTTTATTTTAATAGATCGATATTTTCCTGAAGAAAAATTCAATTATATCACTATTGACAATTATGGTGCGTCCTTCCAGGCGGTTGATCATCTGGCAAAAACCGGAAGGGAAAAAATTGCCATTATAAATTACGAATCAGAGTTGGTGCATTTACAGAACCGTACAAAAGGTTACGTTGATGCTCTAAAAGCCAATAAAATTAAACCTAAACAGGAATGGGTTTGTAATGTGAAAATGCGGGATAATCCTGAAAATATTAAAAATGAGATTGCCGAATTTTTAAAGAACAGAAAATCAATAGATGCATTATTTGTTTCTACAAACGGATTGACACTGCAAACCTTGAAGCTTTTAAACAAACTTGAGATAAAGGTTCCTGATGATTTGGCAATAGTGTGTTTTGACGAGACGGACGCTGTAGAATTATTTTATTCTCCTCTCACTTTTGTAAAACAGCCAATGCAACAGATGGGAAGCCTTGCAGTGCAAACATTGTTAAAACAAGTTGAGAAAAATGACAATCAACTTCATGAAATTGTACTTGAAACAACATTCGTTGTTAATAAATCTTCAGGGGTAGCTTAA
- a CDS encoding TonB-dependent receptor domain-containing protein translates to MPINSVFKNILLLSLIITGITTYSQDLKGSDTEFAIAISNCKPDNTETKVSYMEDDGVLHSLFSFSGCSHHEKISLKNGKYKIYISKANYQPVIKEIVVSETDRKIDVNASLEPVKTIEGVTISGVQKRFIKSESDKTTVFVEGNDILSNGSAYEALTKIPGVIVTPNGYIAQNGKISAIYMDGEPSSISGEDLNNYLNSLPANSIEKIELIYSPGAKFSANTSGGIINIITKSKNTKGINGSINTVNTVNHNYKNATSLQLNGKYDAVSWQFLTGYYYNEGDQRTNVKSIYKLQNTTPAINQEALNLFLYRGTYARTGLKYTFKDKSSINLNYNFWINGHNPSTHVNIFSENYTPEISNSSLSSTHTKNTSNELILKYKQNLDSLGNNFQLTAYGQEFNSKYFGNVRQFSTTDLYSIIQSDKNVQNYYVKNDWEFKIKKYDLNIYFGGRYGDFQAERLGRYNLNNPDPVIFENINFTSEIPFNYNEKNLAAYISLNKKVKKFEFGGGLRMEYYDIRSKTDPNEYIVKTNYLKFFPNLNIFYKISTDINVSLNYSKKINQPNYNDLDPNINNFNNSYFQTVGNPFLNPELVDNYQAKISAFDYAYLSYNYSFERSKNLTVIENDGNSLNSVQTLKSFSNVKTYSLNLGLPIPFALFTKGLDFFKSGNINPDKVSFLFANFGYNKTVFDDSSTLVPSNKATWNFYAYSQIVLPKNFKFNAYYSYMSKGVFTIYDIRRPVQSLELTLSNKFFNNSLNCIFSVQNALNNSGLNAMLYNRNLTTSYNRIDEKRMYRLSLTYTFGKYKTTKNDDVDINTETKSVDSSKSIGK, encoded by the coding sequence ATGCCAATTAATTCCGTATTTAAAAATATTCTTTTATTATCGCTGATAATTACAGGTATCACAACCTATTCACAGGATCTAAAAGGATCTGATACCGAATTTGCCATAGCAATTTCTAATTGTAAACCGGATAATACTGAAACAAAGGTGTCATATATGGAGGATGATGGCGTCCTCCATTCTCTGTTTTCTTTTTCAGGATGCTCTCATCATGAAAAAATTTCTTTAAAAAACGGAAAATATAAAATTTATATCTCCAAAGCCAATTATCAGCCTGTAATAAAGGAAATTGTTGTTTCTGAAACTGATAGGAAGATTGATGTAAATGCTTCCTTGGAACCTGTCAAAACGATTGAAGGAGTTACGATATCAGGAGTACAGAAGAGGTTTATTAAATCTGAATCGGATAAAACCACTGTCTTTGTCGAAGGTAATGATATTTTGAGCAACGGTTCAGCTTATGAAGCCCTTACCAAAATCCCGGGAGTTATTGTAACGCCAAACGGTTATATTGCACAAAATGGAAAAATCTCTGCGATCTACATGGATGGCGAACCTTCTTCTATTTCAGGTGAAGATCTGAATAATTATTTAAACAGTTTACCCGCAAATTCCATTGAAAAAATCGAGCTGATTTACAGTCCGGGTGCAAAATTTAGCGCCAATACTTCCGGCGGAATTATTAATATTATTACAAAATCAAAGAATACAAAAGGCATTAATGGAAGTATAAATACGGTTAATACTGTCAATCACAATTATAAAAATGCAACATCACTACAACTAAACGGAAAGTACGATGCTGTGTCCTGGCAGTTTTTGACCGGATATTACTATAACGAAGGTGACCAAAGAACGAATGTGAAAAGTATTTACAAATTGCAGAACACAACGCCAGCAATCAACCAGGAGGCTTTAAATCTCTTTTTGTACAGGGGAACTTATGCCAGAACAGGTCTGAAATATACATTCAAGGATAAGTCTAGTATCAACTTAAATTATAATTTTTGGATAAACGGGCATAACCCGTCTACCCATGTGAATATTTTTAGTGAAAATTATACACCTGAAATCAGTAATTCTTCATTGTCGAGTACACACACTAAGAATACCAGCAATGAATTGATTTTAAAATATAAACAGAATTTAGATTCTTTGGGTAATAATTTTCAGTTGACGGCATACGGCCAGGAATTTAATTCTAAATATTTCGGAAATGTTCGGCAATTTAGCACGACCGATTTATATAGTATCATTCAATCTGATAAAAATGTACAAAACTATTATGTGAAAAATGATTGGGAATTTAAGATTAAAAAATATGATTTAAATATATATTTTGGAGGGCGTTATGGTGATTTTCAGGCTGAAAGATTGGGGAGATATAATTTAAATAATCCTGACCCTGTAATTTTTGAAAATATTAATTTTACTTCAGAAATTCCTTTCAACTACAACGAAAAAAATCTCGCGGCTTATATTTCCTTAAACAAAAAAGTCAAAAAATTTGAATTTGGCGGAGGTTTAAGGATGGAATATTATGATATCAGAAGCAAAACAGACCCCAATGAATATATTGTAAAAACAAACTATTTGAAGTTTTTCCCTAATCTTAATATCTTCTATAAAATAAGTACGGATATTAATGTATCCTTGAATTACTCTAAAAAAATCAATCAGCCAAATTATAATGACTTGGACCCAAATATTAATAATTTCAACAATTCTTATTTTCAAACAGTTGGAAATCCTTTTTTGAACCCTGAATTAGTGGATAATTATCAGGCTAAGATCTCCGCATTTGATTATGCGTATCTGTCTTATAACTATTCATTTGAAAGGTCTAAAAACTTAACTGTAATAGAAAATGACGGAAACAGTTTGAATTCCGTACAGACTTTAAAGAGTTTTAGTAATGTAAAAACCTACTCTTTAAATCTGGGATTGCCGATACCTTTTGCACTGTTTACCAAAGGATTAGATTTTTTCAAAAGCGGAAATATCAATCCGGATAAGGTGAGTTTCTTATTTGCTAATTTCGGTTATAATAAAACTGTTTTCGATGATTCCTCTACCTTAGTTCCGTCTAATAAAGCAACATGGAATTTTTATGCGTACTCTCAGATAGTTTTGCCTAAAAATTTTAAGTTTAATGCTTATTACAGCTATATGTCAAAAGGTGTTTTTACTATTTATGATATTAGAAGACCTGTTCAGTCTTTGGAACTTACGCTTTCCAATAAATTTTTCAATAATTCCTTAAACTGTATTTTTTCTGTGCAGAATGCTTTAAATAACAGTGGCTTAAATGCTATGCTGTATAACCGGAATTTAACAACTTCCTATAACAGAATCGACGAGAAAAGAATGTATAGGTTATCTTTAACATATACCTTTGGAAAATATAAAACAACTAAAAATGATGATGTAGACATCAATACGGAAACCAAAAGTGTAGATTCCAGTAAAAGTATTGGAAAATAA